In a genomic window of Roseiflexus castenholzii DSM 13941:
- a CDS encoding MerR family transcriptional regulator, producing the protein MTTKTGIDRPMDRTAHGLTSLRNGVKTLPLAPMRDNSEIRTLIDRVLPVVDEWREHLTVSIGRATELTGLKDTQIRYFEELYRQDRDPAASSGVTRSYSLTDLRRLAVFAELLKEGYRPAQAAEIVRSFADAIDYGAAYTVADALRREGDAITDGFLLSRLASQVIFAAQREIGERLPDARIIAMFLVERRIDGVSAEEFVDIARDIATHPQNVLVAVDRAAVIGNESDSSESVWSDDESSIVLFYSRDPWSVPVPDRAQFCYYRPPSTPDATVVFMVESAGYRSIPPELTVKTSARDHLLDWMVRMCLSIFPEFRQATRAHNYRYRSDGYRLAHTRQSLTRLMHRVRDLIFGDDADVSVACLLLPDDLYKPMYLSILAHAGYPEARARQARLMLYGEGEGLSGRAFNAREPFLTLDAEQDLRVFGAQDERCKVALAAPLLSHWDTHPFGVLYLASQRPASPLWSETAFVALVFGNILSELLGRWWLTRLRRKHDNLLHRYVAEYIRWFNGMDMHGPEFNEGLQQIERIWERIAVTSASSGNVRTVVERLSRQYVTLVVLDIDRSRQLHSRGDEPFLLAAQRHVHQAIAQILPDVRGYWFKNDHTLLVLDGYAPEEAIVLIRRIAGRVQMVPVVIEGRTERTTVTISAALKSLSYQELYDLSHHDREVLRSSLMTIIDTIYEQTRGCERTIKVFQHGVWEKV; encoded by the coding sequence GTGACCACGAAAACAGGTATTGATCGACCAATGGACAGAACGGCGCATGGGTTGACATCGCTCCGCAATGGCGTCAAGACGTTGCCCTTAGCGCCAATGCGCGACAATTCCGAGATTCGGACCTTGATCGACCGAGTGCTGCCGGTAGTTGACGAATGGCGCGAGCATTTGACCGTCAGCATTGGGCGAGCGACAGAACTGACCGGCCTCAAGGATACGCAGATTCGCTATTTTGAAGAACTCTACCGGCAGGATCGCGATCCGGCCGCGTCCTCTGGCGTCACTCGCTCCTACTCGCTGACCGATCTCCGTCGGTTGGCGGTGTTCGCCGAACTGCTGAAGGAAGGGTATCGTCCGGCGCAGGCGGCAGAGATTGTCCGTTCGTTTGCAGACGCGATCGATTATGGCGCAGCGTATACTGTCGCTGATGCATTGCGTCGCGAAGGCGATGCCATTACCGATGGCTTCTTGCTGTCGCGCCTGGCAAGCCAGGTGATTTTTGCGGCGCAGCGAGAGATCGGTGAGCGTCTGCCCGATGCCCGGATTATTGCGATGTTTCTTGTCGAGCGGCGTATCGACGGCGTCTCAGCAGAAGAGTTTGTAGACATTGCGAGAGATATTGCAACGCATCCCCAGAATGTGCTGGTTGCCGTTGATCGCGCCGCCGTCATTGGCAACGAGTCCGACAGCAGCGAGAGTGTGTGGAGTGATGATGAAAGCAGCATTGTGCTCTTCTATAGCCGCGATCCCTGGAGTGTTCCTGTGCCGGATAGGGCGCAATTCTGCTATTACCGTCCGCCTTCAACGCCGGATGCCACGGTTGTCTTTATGGTCGAGTCTGCCGGGTATCGCAGCATTCCGCCAGAACTCACGGTTAAGACGTCGGCTCGCGATCATCTCCTCGACTGGATGGTGCGCATGTGCCTGTCCATCTTTCCTGAGTTCCGGCAGGCGACGCGCGCGCACAATTATCGCTATCGTTCCGACGGCTATCGCCTGGCGCACACCCGCCAATCGCTAACCCGGCTGATGCACCGGGTGCGTGACCTCATTTTCGGCGACGATGCTGATGTGAGCGTGGCCTGTTTGCTCTTGCCCGACGATCTCTACAAACCGATGTATCTGTCGATCCTGGCGCATGCGGGGTACCCGGAAGCGCGGGCGCGGCAGGCACGGCTCATGCTCTACGGCGAAGGTGAAGGATTGAGTGGGCGCGCCTTCAATGCGCGCGAGCCGTTTCTGACCCTCGATGCTGAACAGGATCTGCGGGTGTTCGGCGCTCAGGACGAACGCTGCAAGGTGGCGCTGGCGGCGCCGCTTTTGTCACACTGGGATACGCATCCGTTCGGGGTGCTCTATCTGGCGTCGCAGCGCCCGGCTTCCCCGCTCTGGAGCGAAACCGCCTTCGTTGCGCTGGTCTTCGGCAACATTCTCAGCGAACTGCTCGGGCGTTGGTGGTTGACGCGCCTGCGCCGCAAACATGATAATCTGCTGCACCGGTATGTGGCGGAGTATATTCGCTGGTTCAATGGAATGGATATGCACGGTCCTGAGTTCAACGAAGGTTTGCAACAGATCGAGCGGATCTGGGAACGAATTGCCGTAACATCTGCGAGTTCCGGAAATGTGCGCACTGTCGTGGAACGCCTGTCGCGCCAGTATGTGACACTGGTCGTGCTCGACATCGATCGCAGCCGTCAGTTGCACAGTCGCGGCGATGAACCGTTTCTGCTCGCTGCGCAGCGCCATGTTCACCAGGCAATTGCTCAAATCCTGCCCGATGTGCGGGGGTACTGGTTCAAAAACGATCATACGCTGCTGGTTCTCGATGGTTATGCGCCGGAGGAGGCAATCGTCCTGATCCGACGGATTGCCGGCCGGGTGCAGATGGTGCCGGTTGTGATCGAAGGAAGAACCGAACGCACGACGGTGACGATCAGCGCGGCTCTTAAGTCGTTGTCGTATCAGGAACTCTACGATCTTTCCCACCATGATCGCGAGGTGCTGCGGTCGAGTCTAATGACGATTATCGACACTATTTATGAACAGACGCGAGGGTGTGAACGGACGATCAAGGTGTTTCAGCACGGCGTATGGGAAAAAGTGTGA
- a CDS encoding type II toxin-antitoxin system VapC family toxin has product MKLLLDTHAFLWFVGGDERLSPSARALIEDMSNDAYLSIASLWEMAIKISLGRLQLAQPFETFIPHQLSLNRIGLLGITISHTAKVATLPFHHRDPFDRLLVAQAQVEQMPLVSSDAAFDAYGLMRLW; this is encoded by the coding sequence ATGAAACTACTTCTTGATACACACGCTTTCCTGTGGTTCGTCGGCGGTGATGAGCGCCTCAGTCCCAGTGCACGGGCGTTGATTGAAGACATGAGCAATGATGCTTATCTTAGCATTGCCAGTCTATGGGAGATGGCGATCAAGATCAGTCTTGGCAGACTGCAATTGGCACAGCCTTTTGAGACTTTCATCCCACACCAATTAAGCCTGAATAGGATCGGGTTACTTGGTATCACGATTAGCCATACCGCTAAGGTGGCTACCCTGCCCTTTCATCATCGTGACCCTTTTGACCGCTTGCTGGTGGCACAGGCCCAGGTTGAGCAAATGCCCCTTGTGAGCAGCGATGCAGCATTTGACGCATATGGCCTTATGCGTTTGTGGTGA
- a CDS encoding BsuBI/PstI family type II restriction endonuclease, protein MAFIPVKLPDGKEVRITAGGQNDLIKRIIEEFCPRFTPGGLVIYVGDAGNKFRVYERDYLKRLGIIVDEHSKMPDVVVYLEAQNWLVLIEAVTSHGPIDIKRHNELKELFKDSRAPLVFVTAFPTRKVMMKYLQEITWETEVWVAEAPSHLIHFNGERFLGPYDG, encoded by the coding sequence ATGGCTTTCATACCAGTAAAGTTACCAGATGGCAAAGAAGTCAGAATTACCGCTGGTGGGCAGAATGACTTGATAAAACGAATCATTGAAGAGTTTTGCCCTCGTTTCACTCCTGGTGGCTTGGTTATTTACGTTGGCGATGCAGGCAATAAATTCAGAGTATACGAGCGAGATTATCTCAAACGGTTAGGTATTATTGTTGACGAACACAGCAAGATGCCTGACGTAGTAGTTTATCTTGAAGCCCAAAATTGGCTTGTACTGATTGAAGCGGTCACCAGCCACGGCCCGATTGACATCAAACGCCACAATGAACTCAAGGAATTGTTCAAAGATAGCAGAGCTCCTTTGGTATTCGTGACCGCATTTCCAACGCGAAAGGTGATGATGAAATACCTTCAAGAGATTACGTGGGAAACTGAAGTATGGGTAGCTGAAGCACCTAGTCATCTAATACATTTCAACGGTGAACGTTTCCTCGGCCCATACGATGGATAA
- a CDS encoding GNAT family N-acetyltransferase, which translates to MTTTRQVTVVTTYLELPDRTAFRPWFTTDPSVTVIESRVPFPAFYRFLYRAVGETYHWTMRLDWSDEQLLAYLSRPSVTLLVLSVQGTPAGYIELNAESEEPDVEIAYFGLAPMFHGRGLGKHLLSTGVQRAFDDGARRVWVHTCTLDGPYALANYQARGFRPYKTTTETVVLPG; encoded by the coding sequence ATGACAACCACCCGCCAGGTGACGGTCGTCACCACCTATCTCGAACTGCCAGATCGGACGGCATTCCGCCCCTGGTTTACCACCGACCCCAGTGTGACGGTGATTGAGTCGCGCGTTCCATTTCCGGCATTCTATCGCTTTCTGTACCGCGCCGTCGGCGAGACGTACCACTGGACGATGCGCCTCGACTGGAGCGACGAGCAGTTGCTGGCGTATCTGTCGCGTCCGTCGGTCACGCTGCTGGTGCTCTCTGTGCAGGGCACGCCAGCCGGATATATCGAACTGAACGCTGAATCGGAAGAACCGGATGTCGAGATTGCATATTTTGGGCTGGCGCCAATGTTCCACGGGCGCGGCTTGGGGAAGCACCTGCTCTCGACCGGCGTGCAGCGCGCGTTCGATGATGGCGCCCGGCGCGTCTGGGTGCACACCTGCACGCTCGACGGTCCTTACGCGCTGGCGAATTATCAGGCGCGCGGGTTTCGTCCGTACAAAACGACGACGGAGACTGTTGTTCTGCCGGGTTGA
- a CDS encoding site-2 protease family protein has protein sequence MDAQVTDTLDRLELMGRVRLALDGLMTIERYAWDSRGVLTMVGSLHAPADAIYPQIRARMEALGFTPFLRASGDNVELMALPFVVSAPKPNVALPVALFLITILSTLMVGALYDGIDVFSNPAGIVAGIPFSATIIGILFVHEMGHYVVGRLRRAPVSLPYFIPVPPIPIPGLGIITFTGTLGAVIVQREPMLDRKTILEIGIAGPLAGLAVAIPLLFYGLATSPVGPPPAEGYIQEGNSILYAAAKYLVFGQFLPGNGVDVQLNAVAWGAWIGLLVTMINLLPIGQLDGGHVAYALLGEYAHYLAYAFIGGCVLLGTLVAPNWLLWGVLGLLIGPRHPPPLNDVSRIGPAHTTLAIVGLITFVLLFMPNPLQFVAGG, from the coding sequence GTGGACGCACAAGTAACCGACACCCTTGATCGGCTCGAACTGATGGGACGGGTGCGCCTGGCGCTCGATGGGTTGATGACCATCGAACGATACGCCTGGGATAGCCGTGGCGTTCTCACGATGGTCGGCAGTCTCCACGCTCCAGCCGACGCAATCTACCCGCAGATTCGGGCGCGCATGGAGGCGCTGGGGTTCACGCCATTCCTGCGCGCATCCGGCGACAATGTGGAACTCATGGCGCTGCCGTTCGTCGTTTCGGCGCCCAAACCCAACGTGGCGCTGCCGGTAGCGCTCTTTTTGATCACGATTCTCTCGACCCTCATGGTTGGCGCGCTCTACGATGGGATCGATGTGTTCAGCAACCCGGCGGGGATTGTGGCGGGCATCCCCTTCTCGGCGACGATCATAGGCATTCTGTTCGTTCACGAGATGGGGCACTATGTCGTCGGGCGCTTGCGGCGCGCGCCGGTTAGCCTGCCGTACTTCATTCCTGTGCCGCCGATCCCGATCCCCGGTCTCGGCATTATCACCTTTACCGGCACACTCGGCGCGGTGATCGTTCAGCGCGAACCGATGCTCGACCGCAAGACGATCCTGGAGATCGGCATTGCCGGTCCGCTCGCCGGGTTGGCTGTCGCCATTCCACTGCTGTTCTACGGGTTGGCGACATCGCCGGTCGGTCCGCCGCCGGCGGAAGGCTACATTCAGGAAGGAAACTCGATCCTGTACGCGGCGGCGAAGTACCTGGTGTTCGGGCAATTCCTGCCGGGCAATGGGGTGGACGTGCAGTTGAACGCCGTCGCCTGGGGCGCGTGGATTGGGCTGCTGGTGACGATGATCAACCTGTTGCCCATCGGTCAACTCGACGGCGGGCATGTGGCGTATGCGCTGCTCGGCGAGTATGCCCACTATCTGGCGTATGCGTTCATTGGCGGGTGCGTTCTGCTCGGAACGCTCGTGGCGCCGAACTGGCTGCTGTGGGGAGTGCTGGGGTTGCTGATCGGGCCGCGCCATCCGCCGCCGTTGAATGATGTGTCGCGGATTGGACCAGCGCACACCACGCTTGCCATCGTGGGATTAATCACGTTTGTGCTGCTGTTCATGCCGAATCCGTTGCAATTCGTAGCCGGGGGGTGA
- a CDS encoding Eco57I restriction-modification methylase domain-containing protein produces METKSLLVEPVQRDNLLERVDFLRLEAHQKLTADRTEKGQFFTPQKIAQFMAHMFAERPSILKILDAGAGIGSLSAALVLEACQWNPKPSAITITAYEIDPTLTEYLHVTLGYCKEVCHQEEIRFEYEVIQDDFIRAAVDVLNGSTLFSLPKSFNAAILNPPYKKINSASITRRLLRKVGVETTNLYSAFLWLTIRLLEPNGELVAITPRSFCNGPYFLPFREVFLRTMSINRIHVFDYRDRAFEDDDVLQENVILHAIKAHQQERVTISSSADPNDPFITVREVEYAQLVYPDDPNVFIHIVPDGLGQRIGQKARSLSTSLDELGITVSTGKVVDFRAADFLKEKPDSETVPLIYPSNFSQGYIAWPNGQNRKPSAIRLAQETTSLLVPSGWYVLVKRFSAKEEKKRVVAAIYDPVRVDAGLIGIENHLNYYHQNGKGLPPLLAKGLAAFLNSTIVDEYFRQFSGHTQVNATDLRNLKYPSLPQLMAIGDKIGDEFPEQDEIDQIILGTLGMDTANTDVKAKKKIDEALDILRALQVPKAQLNQRSALTLLALLDMKPETDWSNASAPLRGITEMMNYFRDHFGISYAPNTRETVRRDTVHQFVQMGLVIANPDDIKRPVNSPKTKYRVDASLLKVIRTYGTIDWDKNLKDYLKNAQKL; encoded by the coding sequence ATGGAAACCAAAAGCCTGCTGGTAGAGCCTGTACAGCGCGACAATCTTCTTGAGCGAGTAGACTTTCTGCGCCTGGAAGCTCATCAGAAATTAACAGCGGATCGGACAGAAAAAGGGCAATTTTTTACTCCTCAGAAGATAGCACAATTTATGGCTCATATGTTTGCCGAAAGACCCAGCATACTGAAAATCCTTGATGCAGGTGCTGGTATTGGCTCGTTATCAGCGGCTCTTGTTCTTGAAGCCTGTCAATGGAATCCAAAGCCTTCGGCTATCACAATAACCGCCTATGAAATTGACCCAACCCTGACAGAGTATCTACACGTAACACTCGGCTATTGTAAAGAAGTATGCCACCAAGAAGAGATTCGTTTTGAATATGAAGTTATACAAGACGATTTTATTAGAGCCGCGGTAGATGTCTTGAATGGGAGTACCCTCTTCTCTTTACCCAAGTCTTTTAATGCCGCTATTCTTAATCCGCCGTATAAGAAGATAAATTCTGCCTCTATTACACGGCGTCTTCTGCGAAAAGTAGGGGTCGAGACCACTAATTTGTATTCGGCCTTTCTTTGGCTGACAATCAGGTTGCTAGAGCCTAATGGAGAACTTGTTGCAATTACGCCAAGAAGCTTTTGTAATGGCCCCTATTTTCTCCCGTTTAGGGAAGTGTTTCTAAGAACGATGTCTATAAATCGTATCCACGTTTTTGACTATAGGGATCGAGCTTTTGAAGATGACGACGTTCTACAAGAAAACGTAATTCTTCACGCGATAAAAGCACACCAGCAAGAGCGAGTAACAATTTCATCAAGCGCCGACCCAAATGACCCATTCATAACTGTTCGTGAAGTCGAGTATGCTCAACTTGTTTATCCCGATGATCCAAACGTATTCATACACATCGTTCCAGATGGACTTGGACAGAGAATTGGGCAGAAAGCTCGTAGCCTCTCGACCTCACTTGATGAGTTGGGTATTACAGTTTCTACTGGCAAAGTTGTTGATTTTCGCGCTGCTGATTTCTTGAAAGAAAAACCAGACTCGGAGACAGTTCCACTGATATACCCAAGCAACTTTTCGCAAGGCTATATTGCTTGGCCTAATGGGCAAAATAGAAAACCATCTGCTATAAGATTAGCCCAAGAAACCACTAGCTTGCTCGTCCCCTCTGGTTGGTATGTTTTAGTCAAACGCTTTTCGGCAAAAGAAGAAAAAAAGCGTGTTGTTGCAGCCATATATGATCCCGTCCGTGTAGATGCTGGGTTGATTGGCATTGAAAATCACCTAAATTACTATCATCAAAACGGGAAAGGGTTACCTCCTCTGTTAGCCAAAGGATTAGCCGCCTTTCTCAATTCAACCATAGTGGACGAATATTTCAGGCAATTCAGTGGACATACACAAGTAAATGCAACAGACCTACGTAACCTCAAGTACCCATCACTGCCCCAGTTAATGGCGATAGGCGATAAGATAGGCGATGAATTTCCCGAACAAGACGAAATCGATCAAATAATCTTAGGGACACTAGGAATGGATACTGCAAATACCGACGTAAAAGCGAAAAAGAAAATCGACGAAGCGCTTGATATTCTACGAGCGCTCCAAGTGCCAAAAGCACAACTGAACCAGCGTTCTGCACTAACATTGTTGGCTTTGCTCGATATGAAGCCCGAAACAGATTGGAGTAATGCCTCAGCACCCTTACGCGGCATTACCGAGATGATGAATTATTTTCGCGATCACTTCGGAATTTCTTATGCGCCAAATACCCGTGAGACGGTTCGGCGTGATACGGTTCACCAGTTTGTGCAAATGGGGCTAGTGATTGCAAATCCAGATGATATTAAAAGACCCGTTAACAGCCCAAAGACAAAGTACCGAGTTGATGCTAGTCTTCTTAAGGTGATTCGCACTTATGGAACGATAGATTGGGATAAGAATCTGAAAGACTATTTGAAGAATGCACAGAAATTGTGA
- a CDS encoding Crp/Fnr family transcriptional regulator, protein MSTTPHRYPDTAWSSLLAGRAGERAERGTLIYTPDHAANDLFVVQSGMVSLHLRSGEGRVLTLRIIEAGQVFGHVGAGDDTHYDTFAEAISPVQYVRIPCGELVDLLEQTPELGIALVEDMAQHRAVVSRRLDEVAFKSVPARLASLLLDLARRHGGPHAASVPRHSHRQLAEMINAYRETVTKVINQFRDARLLEIDRSSITLVNVRRLEELAQS, encoded by the coding sequence ATGAGCACCACACCGCACCGCTACCCCGATACCGCGTGGTCGTCCCTGCTCGCCGGGCGCGCCGGCGAGCGTGCAGAACGCGGAACGCTGATCTACACCCCGGATCACGCTGCCAACGATCTCTTCGTCGTGCAATCGGGGATGGTGAGCCTCCACCTTCGATCCGGCGAAGGGCGGGTACTGACGCTGCGCATCATCGAAGCCGGTCAGGTGTTTGGGCATGTCGGCGCCGGGGACGACACGCACTACGATACCTTCGCGGAGGCGATTTCGCCGGTGCAGTATGTGCGCATTCCATGCGGCGAACTCGTCGATCTGCTGGAGCAGACGCCGGAACTGGGCATCGCACTGGTTGAGGATATGGCGCAGCATCGCGCAGTGGTCAGCCGACGGCTCGACGAAGTGGCGTTCAAGTCGGTGCCGGCACGCCTGGCGTCGTTGCTGCTCGACCTTGCCCGCCGCCACGGAGGACCGCACGCTGCCAGCGTGCCGCGCCACAGCCATCGCCAACTCGCGGAGATGATCAACGCCTACCGCGAGACGGTGACGAAAGTGATCAATCAATTCCGCGATGCGCGCCTGCTTGAAATCGACCGCTCGAGCATTACGCTGGTGAATGTGCGCCGCCTTGAGGAACTGGCGCAGAGTTGA
- a CDS encoding class F sortase, which produces MLSIRWMLMILTGLFIAGCGAEQVQMPSVPDARTEALAAPLSVTSALPRATSLPTPAPTATVLPTILPTATPAPTLPPTARPSPIPTPRPAAAPPVRLVIDAIDLDRALIPVGLDADRVPIVPDHDVGWYTLGALPGQGDNIVLWGHVLRFRKAPHIPAPFARLKELRLGAPVVLIDANGKAHRYIVTRQVWAEPDEVHYMLPQGREIVTMISCIGDKVLADGTVEMTHRLITIAEPEEDVAR; this is translated from the coding sequence ATGCTTTCCATTCGCTGGATGTTAATGATACTGACCGGACTATTCATCGCCGGATGCGGCGCTGAACAGGTTCAGATGCCGTCCGTTCCTGATGCGCGCACTGAAGCGCTCGCAGCGCCGCTGTCCGTCACATCCGCGCTGCCCAGGGCGACTTCCCTGCCAACGCCGGCGCCGACTGCAACTGTCTTGCCAACCATCCTCCCAACCGCCACACCTGCACCAACACTCCCGCCAACAGCACGCCCTTCCCCCATCCCAACACCACGACCGGCGGCGGCGCCGCCGGTTCGCCTGGTTATCGACGCCATCGACCTGGATCGCGCCCTGATTCCGGTCGGTCTCGACGCCGACCGCGTTCCAATCGTGCCGGACCATGATGTGGGCTGGTATACACTGGGCGCACTGCCAGGGCAGGGCGACAATATCGTGCTTTGGGGACATGTGTTGCGCTTCCGCAAGGCGCCGCACATTCCTGCGCCATTCGCGCGCCTCAAGGAGTTGCGTCTCGGCGCTCCGGTGGTGCTGATCGATGCCAATGGCAAGGCGCATCGCTACATCGTCACCCGGCAGGTCTGGGCAGAACCGGACGAAGTCCACTATATGCTGCCGCAGGGACGCGAAATAGTGACCATGATCTCGTGCATTGGCGATAAAGTCCTTGCCGATGGCACGGTCGAGATGACTCACCGGCTGATCACGATTGCCGAGCCGGAAGAAGACGTCGCGCGTTGA
- a CDS encoding SDR family oxidoreductase yields the protein MAHTPVSLVTGATSGIGEVTARELARRGMHVVIVGRNRERTAATVARIKQATGVDVEPLIADLSSQAGVRSVAEAFAQRHTRLDVLVNNAGGFFASRQVSADGIEMTWALNHMSYFLLTNLLLDTLRASAPARVVNVSSDAHRNGRMRWDDLQFSRGYNGWAAYAQSKLANILFSNELARRLEGSGVTSNALHPGFVATRFAHNNGALWGGLMALMQRLWAISPEEGAQTSIYLATAPEVATVSGRYFVKSRATSPAPQAQDMDAAARLWEISERMLVNSAPVPQGGAHSPA from the coding sequence ATGGCACACACACCTGTCTCTCTTGTCACCGGCGCAACGTCGGGAATTGGCGAAGTCACCGCGCGCGAACTGGCGCGTCGCGGGATGCACGTCGTGATCGTCGGGCGCAACCGGGAACGCACTGCGGCGACGGTCGCGCGTATCAAACAGGCGACCGGCGTCGATGTCGAGCCGCTCATTGCCGATCTTTCGTCGCAGGCCGGCGTTCGCTCGGTTGCCGAAGCGTTCGCGCAGCGCCATACGCGGCTCGATGTGCTGGTCAATAACGCCGGCGGCTTTTTCGCTTCGCGCCAGGTCAGCGCTGACGGCATCGAGATGACCTGGGCGCTGAACCATATGAGTTACTTTTTGCTGACCAATCTGCTGCTCGATACGTTGCGCGCCAGCGCGCCGGCGCGGGTCGTCAATGTGTCTTCGGATGCGCACCGCAACGGGCGGATGCGCTGGGACGATCTCCAATTCAGCCGTGGCTACAACGGTTGGGCTGCGTATGCGCAATCGAAACTGGCGAATATTCTGTTCTCGAACGAACTGGCGCGCCGACTGGAAGGTTCAGGCGTCACGTCGAACGCGCTGCATCCGGGGTTTGTTGCAACGCGGTTTGCGCACAACAATGGCGCGCTCTGGGGCGGGCTGATGGCGCTCATGCAGCGTCTGTGGGCAATCAGTCCAGAAGAAGGCGCGCAGACATCGATCTATCTGGCGACGGCGCCTGAAGTGGCAACCGTCAGCGGCAGGTATTTCGTCAAGTCGCGCGCAACGTCGCCCGCGCCGCAGGCGCAGGATATGGACGCAGCCGCGCGCCTGTGGGAGATCAGCGAACGGATGCTGGTCAACTCTGCGCCAGTTCCTCAAGGCGGCGCACATTCACCAGCGTAA
- a CDS encoding NTP transferase domain-containing protein, whose protein sequence is MIRTAILLAAGAGVRFWPYNVVRNKCAFPIANVPAIRRLSDDLAALGVTRQVVVVGAGEASIRAALRGAAAEIVFARQARPDGTAAAALLGAASIDDDLLVVAGDIVTDRANLAALRDRFERDRPLAAALVQPLGAESSLDWLIPFVDNGVLHGVEGHSRDGDRRFCGVYAFRPEALPFLRDNPALVRVGVGGMPPVDAEIVQSLQMMVDEGERVATVDAPGFHVDLDKPWHILEANARVIDAMAAALDGDRIDPTARVHDGADIRGRLILGPGAEIGNRAVVEGDLWLGAGAKALNGAIIQGRAVVGRETVLRDYCLIGAHSSLGARGIYGHGAEFSGVALDTVYCYHYCEIWGVVGMAVDFGAATVCGNLRFDDRATVWRINGRPEIPTTAANAAYFGDFCRTGVNAIIMPGRRLGAYSICGPGVILRDDLPDRAMVMVEQQVTTRPWGPERYGW, encoded by the coding sequence ATGATTCGAACTGCGATCCTGCTCGCGGCTGGCGCCGGTGTGCGTTTCTGGCCCTACAATGTGGTGCGCAACAAATGCGCCTTTCCGATTGCGAATGTCCCCGCTATTCGCCGCCTGTCCGACGACCTCGCCGCTCTCGGCGTCACCCGGCAGGTGGTCGTCGTCGGCGCGGGAGAAGCCAGCATCCGCGCGGCGCTGCGCGGTGCCGCCGCCGAGATCGTCTTCGCGCGCCAGGCGCGACCCGATGGCACGGCCGCCGCCGCGCTCCTCGGCGCTGCCAGCATCGACGATGATCTCCTCGTCGTCGCCGGCGACATCGTGACCGACCGGGCGAATCTCGCGGCGTTGCGCGACCGCTTCGAGCGCGACCGCCCGCTTGCGGCAGCGCTCGTGCAACCCCTCGGCGCCGAATCGTCACTCGACTGGCTGATCCCGTTTGTGGACAACGGCGTGTTGCACGGCGTCGAAGGGCACAGCCGCGACGGCGACCGGCGCTTCTGCGGCGTGTATGCCTTTCGTCCCGAAGCGCTCCCCTTCCTGCGCGACAACCCCGCACTCGTGCGCGTCGGCGTCGGCGGGATGCCGCCGGTCGACGCCGAGATCGTTCAGTCGCTCCAGATGATGGTGGACGAAGGGGAGCGCGTGGCGACCGTCGATGCTCCCGGCTTTCACGTGGACCTCGACAAGCCGTGGCACATTCTCGAAGCGAATGCGCGGGTGATTGACGCCATGGCTGCGGCGCTCGACGGCGACCGGATCGATCCAACGGCGCGCGTCCACGACGGCGCCGACATTCGCGGACGATTGATCCTCGGTCCTGGCGCAGAAATCGGCAATCGCGCGGTGGTGGAGGGCGACCTGTGGCTCGGCGCCGGCGCAAAAGCGCTGAACGGCGCGATCATCCAGGGGCGCGCGGTCGTCGGGCGCGAAACCGTGCTGCGCGACTACTGCCTGATCGGGGCGCATTCATCACTCGGCGCGCGCGGCATCTACGGGCATGGCGCCGAGTTCAGCGGCGTGGCGCTCGATACGGTCTACTGCTACCACTACTGCGAAATCTGGGGCGTGGTTGGCATGGCGGTCGATTTTGGCGCGGCGACGGTCTGCGGCAATCTGCGTTTCGACGACCGCGCGACCGTCTGGCGCATCAACGGGCGCCCGGAAATCCCGACGACCGCTGCCAATGCCGCATACTTCGGCGACTTCTGCCGCACCGGCGTCAACGCCATTATTATGCCGGGGCGACGCCTGGGCGCCTACAGTATCTGCGGTCCTGGCGTCATTCTGCGCGACGACCTGCCCGACCGCGCGATGGTCATGGTCGAGCAACAGGTCACCACCCGCCCCTGGGGACCGGAACGGTACGGATGGTAG
- a CDS encoding type II toxin-antitoxin system Phd/YefM family antitoxin, translated as MLQVNLEEAKGRLPELVNAVLKGETVLIVKDLQAIVQLVPVISSMRRQFGSAKELIVMADNFDAPLPDFNPYMP; from the coding sequence ATGCTCCAAGTAAATTTAGAAGAAGCGAAAGGTCGTTTGCCCGAATTGGTTAATGCCGTGCTAAAGGGTGAAACGGTGTTGATTGTTAAAGACCTTCAGGCAATCGTCCAACTGGTGCCCGTGATCTCTTCCATGCGCCGCCAGTTTGGGAGTGCGAAAGAATTGATTGTCATGGCGGATAATTTCGATGCACCACTCCCAGACTTTAACCCGTATATGCCATGA